The Anastrepha ludens isolate Willacy chromosome 2, idAnaLude1.1, whole genome shotgun sequence genome contains a region encoding:
- the LOC128869549 gene encoding uncharacterized protein LOC128869549: MHGGIWTLCIDLPMQELQELRRHPKFPRGAPPCVNYLAGSMENARGEEQRNDWQHSESQTSLQPHLRMQNLSISCSLVCLIILGSAALVGAFGVCQRQISAILITGVMYLLAALFALFTLMIIHFKRQQGRPMLDSDYDGTVDGIVARPGGVAIMAKPLLGARIFLTSWSLDLGWGGVVLCGITSVLWILLSKIMRYNPFSALMI; encoded by the exons ATGCATGGTGGCATTTGGACGCTTTGCATAGATTTGCCGATGCAAGAGCTGCAAGAGCTTCGACGACATCCGAAATTCCCACGTGGCGCACCACCTTGCGTCAACTATCTAGCCGGCTCGATGGAGAATGCACGAGGCGAAGAGCAGCGCAACGATTGGCAACATAGTGAGTCCCAGACCTCATTGCAGCCCCATTTAA GAATGCAAAATCTGTCAATTTCCTGCTCGTTGGTCTGCTTAATTATACTGGGTAGTGCGGCATTGGTGGGCGCTTTCGGTGTTTGTCAGCGCCAAATCAGCGCCATACTTATTACAGGCGTCATGTATCTACTGGCGG caCTTTTTGCACTCTTCACGCTCATGATCATACATTTTAAGCGCCAGCAAGGACGTCCCATGCTAGATAGTGATTACGATGGCACCGTTGATGGTATTGTGGCGCGCCCGGGCGGCGTAGCCATCATGGCCAAACCATTATTAGGCGCACGCATATTTCTGACATCATGGAGTTTGGATTTGGGTTGGGGCGGTGTGGTGTTGTGCGGCATAACGTCGGTGCTTTGGATTTTACTATCGAAGATTATGCGTTACAATCCATTTTCAGCGCTAATGATTTAG
- the LOC128869533 gene encoding protein NASP homolog: MSTEEQIPVVATADVKAADSSEKPLAAIATDPLVEQERAEKILKAKELYSHGSRNFLVKSYVESADELSQVCALYEELYGEQSDELGMPYLLYAKSLIALALDENKVIDVPDEEELEDDDDEDDDEAEDDEAPAAVSANGAVATSSNGAVAKAKLDDIKEKVGEVDSANGEVAKPAEEEKALAAVEKNVEDAQVSSTDDVAGAGEENKEEKEKKDNAENGTTNGKSVKVVTVSENATSVAATPVLDGEMPSTSNGDAGAGEQDDEEENEAASNLQLAWEILELAAKIFTRQGTNGLPNLAEVQTELANIEFENNLPEAAREDYGRALKIYSELPSNYRRAMAEIHYKIGLTYLMQQLNKEGAESLKDACTLIDAEIKELQASEEELSDKQKNNIQDMEETKQEIWAKIAEIEDTQAQNVAEVRAALDSYIKPISSENKDGAGASTSMAAGSSSSSLAKPSDISHLIKRKKPDEHSSEAEATPSPAKRPAI; encoded by the exons ATGTCCACAGAGGAGCAAATTCCCGTCGTAGCCACCGCAGATGTCAAAGCTGCAGATTCCAGCGAAAAACCTCTTGCTGCCATCGCCACAGATCCATTGGTCGAACAGGAGCGTGCAGAAAAGATTCTTAAAGCTAAGGAGTTGTACAGCCATGGCTCACGTAATTTTCTTGTAAAAAGTTACGTTGAATCGGCCGATGAGCTGAGTCAAGTTTGCGCCTTATACGAAGAATTATACGGCGAACAGTCAGATGAGTTGGGCATGCCATATTTGCT TTATGCCAAATCATTGATTGCCTTAGCGTTGGATGAAAACAAAGTTATCGATGTACCCGATGAAGAGGAGCTTGAAGACGACGATGATGAAGATGACGACGAAGCAGAGGACGATGAAGCACCCGCTGCAGTGAGCGCTAATGGTGCAGTAGCCACCAGCTCAAATGGCGCGGTAGCAAAAGCTAAACTAGATGATATCAAAGAGAAGGTTGGTGAGGTGGATTCAGCGAACGGTGAAGTCGCCAAGCccgccgaagaagaaaaagCTCTGGCAGCTGTTGAGAAGAATGTCGAGGACGCACAAGTAAGCAGCACCGACGATGTTGCCGGTGCTGGTGAGGAGAATAAGGAAGAAAAGGAGAAGAAAGATAATGCTGAAAATGGCACAACCAATGGTAAATCGGTCAAAGTCGTAACTGTGTCAGAAAATGCCACTTCAGTCGCCGCCACACCTGTTTTAGATGGTGAGATGCCGAGCACCTCGAATGGCGACGCAGGCGCTGGCGAACAAGACGACGAAGAGGAAAATGAGGCG GCCTCGAATCTGCAATTGGCTTGGGAAATCCTTGAGTTGGCTGCCAAAATATTCACACGCCAAGGTACAAATGGTCTACCTAACTTGGCTGAGGTGCAAACGGAGCTGGCTAATATTGAATTTGAAAACAACTTGCCCGAGGCGGCACGTGAGGATTACG GGAGGGCACTAAAAATTTACAGCGAATTGCCTTCAAATTACCGTCGggccatggcagaaatacattacAAAATTGGACTCACATATCTGATGCAGCAACTGAACAAGGAGGGAGCTGAATCGCTCAAGGATGCCTGCACATTGATCGATGCTGAAATAAAGGAGCTGCAAGCGAGCGAAGAGGAGCTTAGCGATAAGCAGAAAAATAACATACAGGATATGGAGGAAACGAAACAAGAGATTTGGGCGAAAATTGCTGAAATCGAAGATACACAAGCGCAG AATGTAGCCGAAGTGCGCGCTGCATTGGACAGCTACATTAAACCAATAAGCTCGGAAAATAAAGACGGCGCCGGAGCCTCAACATCTATGGCAGCGGGCTCCTCTTCTTCTAGTTTAGCAAAGCCTTCAGATATTTCGCATCTGATTAAGCGTAAGAAGCCCGATGAGCATAGTTCGGAGGCCGAAGCGACGCCATCACCAGCCAAACGGCCGGCTATTTAA